Within the Pangasianodon hypophthalmus isolate fPanHyp1 chromosome 19, fPanHyp1.pri, whole genome shotgun sequence genome, the region ttactcatacacacaggccactttattaggaacaccccttactcacatacaggccactttattaggaacaccccttactcatacacacaggccactttattaggaacaccccttactcacgcatacaggccactttattaggaacaccccttactcacacacacaggccactttattaggaacaccccttactcatacacacaggccactttattaggaacaccccttactcatacacacaggccactttattaggaacaccccttactcatacacacaggccactttattaggaacaccccttactcatacacacaggccactttattaggaacaccccttactcacgcatacaggccactttattaggaacaccccttactcatacacacaggccactttattaggaacaccccttactcacatacaggccactttattaggaacaccccttactcatacacacaggccactttattaggaacaccccttactcacgcatacaggccactttattaggaacaccccttactcacacatacaggccactttattaggaacaccccttactcacgcatacaggccactttattaggaacaccccttactcacacacacaggccactttattaggaacaccccttactcacacatacaggccactttattaggaacaccccttactcatacacacaggccactttattaggaacaccccttactcatacacacaggccactttattaggaacaccccttactcatacacacaggccactttattaggaacaccccttactcacgcatacaggccactttattaggaacaccccttactcacacatacaggccactttattaggaacaccccttactcccatacaggccactttattaggaacaccccttactcacacacacaggccactttattaggaacaccccttactcacacacacaggccactttattaggaacaccccttactcacacatacaagccactttattaggaacaccccttactcacgcatacaggccactttattaggaacaccccttactcatacatacaggccactttattaggaacaccccttactcacgcatacaggccactttattaggaacaccccttactcacacacacaggccactttattaggaacaccccttactcatacacacaggccactttattaggaacaccccttactcatacacacaggccactttattaggaacaccccttactcatacacacaggccactttattaggaacaccccttactcacgcatacaggccactttattaggaacaccccttactcatacacacaggccactttattaggaacaccccttactcacatacaggccactttattaggaacaccccttactcatacacacaggccactttattaggaacaccccttactcacgcatacaggccactttattaggaacaccccttactcacacatacaggccactttattaggaacaccccttactcacgcatacaggccactttattaggaacaccccttactcacacacacaggccactttattaggaacaccccttactcacacatacaggccactttattaggaacaccccttactcatacacacaggccactttattaggaacaccccttactcacgcatacaggccactttattaggaacaccccttactcacacatacaggccactttattaggaacaccccttactcccatacaggccactttattaggaacaccccttactcacacacacaggccactttattaggaacaccccttactcacacatacaggccactttattaggaacaccccttactcacgcatacaggccactttattaggaacaccccttactcacgcatacaggccactttattaggaacaccccttactcacgcatacaggccactttattaggaacaccccttactcacgcatacaggccactttattaggaacaccccttactcccatacaggccactttattaggaacaccccttactcacacatacaggccactttattaggaacaccccttactcccatacaggccactttattaggaacaccccttactcacacacacaggccactttattaggaacaccccttactcacacatacaggccactttattaggaacaccccttactcacacatacaggccactttattaggaacaccccttactcccatacaggccactttattaggaacaccccttactcacgcatacaggccactttattaggaacaccccttactcccatacaggccactttattaggaacaccccttactcacacatacaggccactttattaggaacacccttTACTCAACTTACTTATAAACGATGGCGAAAGTCAGGTCCGACTGCTCGGCTGGATCCTACCCCCTCCTTCACGTGCACGCGCACAGTACCATCGTGTTTCCTGCAGATGGCAGCAAAAACACAAAGTTGACTCAAAGGCTTCACTTTTCATCCAAACGTTCAGTTAGATGGAGAACTTGTGCATTTTCCTGTAGATGGCAGTAAAGACTCTGAAATTTAATTCAATGCTTTTCAAACCTCTCAAACGATATTTCCACACAACTCATAACACACTGAGCTcatttgtgctcttttttcccttttcgtttctctttttttctgcttgaaaataaaatcattatgtactggtagaattttatttatgaattaatttatttaatactatAATTAAGAAACTTGTTAAAAAGCCATGTAGACAGTGCTGATTTTAATACCTCTTAGCAGGAGCCTGTTTTTCTCCTCATGTGTATAGTTGTAAGTCATGTGATGGATTGTGGTTTATGCGATTTATGAAGTGCTGTAAAAGGGTTTACTAAAgtgctttagaaataaaaataaaaacttattaGTTACTGTGAAAAATATTGTGAAACGCGAGtggaaacaaacaagaaaagaaaaattctgcatcaacagcatgaatccatggtcCCAACCTGCTGGGTCAACAGTCCAgcctggtggaggtggtgtaatggtgtggggaatgttttctcagCACACACCGGGCTCCTTTGTACCAATCAAACAACTTTTGAATTCCACAGGCCAGCTGAGTTTTAGATAATAACTCAGTCTAAAATCCACTATGCCCAAAGCAGGaagaaaagatggagagaatggGACAAAAACTAACATccctttttcatttcagatttacaAATACAATGAAGTGGGCGGGTCATGACAGTGAAATAACCAATGAGCGCGATacctttttttcattaaatccttacatacatgtacataataacacactttacacagGGAACTCCACCATCCAGACCACAATCCTGGCAGCCAGGAGCCGAGGACCCGATGATACACAgtacacagattcacacacactcacacacacacacacacaataacacagatttacacacacactcactcacacacaccctcacacacacacacactcaataacacagattcacacacacacacacacacacacacactcaataacacagattcacacacacactcactcacacacaccctcacacacacacacactcaataacacagattcacacacacacacacacacacacacacacacacacactcaataacacagattcacacacacactcactcacacacaccctcacacacacacacactcaataacacagattcacacacaccctcactcacacacatacactcaataacacagatttacacacacagactacaACATCGCTTATTCTATAGTACATGTGAAATGAACCTCTAAAATCCATGGattgttattcagttattcactttaaaacatatcattcagtaactcatttgaattattcagtaattatggttaaactaaactttttacagaattaaggaacattttacccaaataataatgactttaagaaatgtctaaatatttctgtaattacACAGCAGTGCAGTATCAGACTTTATAACATAAAGGcttgtgtatgtaaatgtcagattaattataaatagtgcagcagtgaaatattaaatgaagtGAGGAGGcggaaaaaatgacaaaaaaaaacgtcaTCATTTGCTACATGACTTCTATAACTACATGGCCACAGATCAATGTGTTATTTATACCTTTCAGCCTTTTGCAATAGTTTTAAATCTGGATGAAACGATGTTCATTACAAATACTCTTCATTAGACTCTAAGAGGtgaaaaagttatttaaagttatttccAGTTGTAAAACCAAATAATTAAGACTGAATACAATCTACCAACATGTCTATAGAAATGACAGTATGACCTCACGAACTTTAAAGAATCATATACTTTTTTTGGTTGTGTTTAGATAAATCGCTCAGAGGGGGTTGACCAAACTGTTAAACTCGGTTATTTACAAATCATCCAAGCACCCGCTTCATTTCTCATTTTGGACTATTATGACTAAGTAGTGTTAAATTTGTAAACAAATTACAGATCCATctttgaaatctgattggtttaTAACTTTTGACGTTTAATTCAGATGTGAAAAGAATGAATATCTAGCGCGTGAGCACAGAGAGATGTGCGAGTGCACAGGACACCGTTTAAGTGAGAGGAGAGACACGGTTTAAGTGCGCGCGCTCTTCTCTGCTCGAGAGCAGCGTGTATCTGCAAAGGCAATCCGcgtattatattaatgtgctttcGCACAACAAGAATGTGCTCTCGACATTTGTCATTAAAATAACGCCATACAAATTCACACTGTTGCTTGATTAAGAGCAACACTTTACATAAAAAGAGCGCGCATAAGAAATAATGGAACTCCATGTTGACAGGAATAAAAGGCGGCAAACAGGACACAGGCTAATGTGCGCATGTCACAAAGTCATTCCGACTGAAAGCGCCggcacatgtaaacacgtctcATGTAATCTGTCCACCGAATCTTTCAATCGGAATGATTTTAATCGGAATGACAACAAAGTGTACATGTTGTTATGTCCAGAGCCGTAGGTTTTGTTGCTGTGCCAAGCTatgctttgtttctctctctctctctctctctctctctctccctgcagAAGCAGTATCACCACCTGACGCTGTTCATTAGAGCTCTGCTGTGATTGGGGGATggcggaggagagagaggatttACACTCCAGCTGCGCACAGAGCAGTGTTGCTGGTGGCAGCTGAGGACTCCTCTTCACCTCCAGACCTGTTGTTGTGAAACTTTAGTTTGGTGATTTGGTGTATCTTTATCTCAGTTGTGTTGAGACCATTGAAGCAGAACTTCTGCCCTTGTCTCATTGTTTACATCTATGATTGAGACTTCCTAGAGAGAAGTGAGTGTTAATTTGAGTTGCCTAATGTAAATATtgaactttattatttaatgtcttttgGTTGGGTTATGCCTCTATGTTTATCAAAGAAAAGGTactctttaattttaatttgcatttggaaAATGTAGTTTTTGGATGTTTTAATTATGATAATCTGAAAAACGACGTTTTTGTTATTAATCTACTTTTGTGCTATTCAACACAGTACTAACAGAAAGGCAATCAGAACTGTCCTTTTGTGTTCTAGCTTCAAAATCTTTGAGTAATGTAAAGGTCATGCATGTCtgtgattgtaaaaaaaatcttttcttttcttttatcctTTGTTACCCTGGCTTTATAACGTCTGTTGTATTGTTCTGTAACTGTCGTTTAAAACATAATAAGCAAGATAGGGAGATAGTACCTGATCCCATTCAATCTTGGCTTTCTTTGCCACAACAACTGTgctttacaaacacacagttacagCAGCCGAAGAAAAGCTAACACAAGAAGTACGAGGACCAAGAACTAAGGCAAACACTGCCCACCACAATGGTGacttcaaatgaaataaatatcaatatcTAAACCTCTATTAATTCTCAATAAGAGCTTCTCTAGACGTCTGACAGAACTAAAGTCAGTCTGGTTAGTAATGAGTGAAGCTGGTGATGCTGTTTTGTGGAGTTGTTTGATCATCCTCTGCTGAGATCTTCAGAGATTTAATGCATCTGACTTGCAGTTGAATTTACCAAATGCTCAATCATCAGttatttgatcatttaattTGATCATTCATCTCGTGTTTTGATCATTCATCTCCTCAGTGTTCACTGAGGATTTTGCTGTGTATGTTGTACATTTCAGCATCCAAACAGAGTTTTTGTacctgtaaatgtttttttttttattattttattttatatacatacaatcatgaaaaaagttttgcaattttttatttattattattccacaaGTGTCTGTACTTTATGTCTGAGGCTAAGTGCAGCATAAGTGGCTCAGTGGGAAATGCTGTCCCCTCACAGCAAGATCACTGGTTCGAGTCCCAGCTGAGCCAGAAAGTTTTTCCTTCACAATCTAAAGATGTGTGAATTACAGATGCTTAATTGTCTAAAGGTGTAACTGTGTGTTTTACAGCCTATCGATGGATCCGTggcagagttgttttttttttttttttgccttttttttctacctCAGTTTTGGGGTTTCTGGTTAAAGACTCCTCTCTATATGGTTTACTGAAGGCGGAGATTGGGTAGCACTATTAAAAGTTGTTCTGGCCCAGTTCAGGGCTGGTTATAAAGCAAGGCAAggcaagtttatttatatagcacatttcatacacaatggtaattcaaagtgctttacataaaaggaagtaaaataatcataaaaaaataatcataacaataaaataaggaatttaaaaacttttaaaatgatttaaaaattgatttaaaatgaatttaaaacagttaaaaatagaACATgattatacataaaaataagttACTATTTGGCTGAGATTTGGGCCAGTTATGGCTAATGTGTGGCTCATGCCTGTAGTCCAGATCTGGGCCGAACAAGGGCCGTAACTCTTTACTGCATGTGGGCTGAGCGTAACTGGTTGTTTGGCCCAGAGCTGAGCCAGACGACAATTGCTATGTGGGTTACGGCTTCAGACACAGTTGTTCTAAAGATGAAAAATTAGCTGGTCAAAAACTTAATTTGAGCTTGATTTTGGTAAAAAGCTCATGCAAAATCTAACATAATGACACATACAAGTATATAGTCATATATAAATGCACATGATCAACTTGACAATTTGTTTTATGTACAgcctatatatttatacatatgcatatttatatatttctccattgtttttaatttgattatCTTTTGCACTGCCTCATAAGATTGTAGTTCTTACCTACATTACACAGTCTTGTACCTTTATCTTTCTGGCTggttttcaaaacatttttgcttCAATTTAAAGGTTATAGTGTTGTGATTCACCGCGTAGCTGGTTGGCTTGGTTCATAGCTTATGACGTTTTGACAAAGATGGATCGCCTAACACCCCAAATCGTATTTAGTGATCTCATTCAGTAGTCTTTCTCCCCACCAATCCTGTCATGAGCCAGTGATGCATAATTAGACTTTAAAGAAGATACTGAACAAACCAAACACTTTCATACTTTGATGCTACTTAAATGAGACAACAGactattttatttgttcatctttattattttttgattaGTTATCACACAATCATTTAACTCATTGTTAACCACATATTACCCCTTTAACTATAGTACCACATATAGATAAACCAATATACGAATATAGACATCATCAATCTACAACTTTGTTCGTTTTCTTGCTTGATGTTGATTTTCACAGACTTTTCCCCAACATTTTGACACTTTTCAATTATGGAATGTTTCACAATTAAACAGCAGTATGACATGCACCagatctgaaaataaaataacattccCACAATCCCATTTGCCAGTTTTAAAAAGCTGAATATAGTAAGGTCAGCCTCTTGACTGAGTCCAGACACAGACCTCTATGTGATTAtatgagcaaaaaaaagaagaaaaattaaaatctttCTGGTGATTTTATAACTCATCAGTCGTCATTTTCATCTCTGTCATGATTAAAAACTGAAGTTAAGAACACCAAATTTCCACAGTCTCCAGATTTCATTGGCGGTGGCTCTTCCTCTGTGAGCAGATCATCTccttctgtgatttttttctgaagaagaatttcatttttaatcctcTCGAGTTCAACAATGCGTTCTTCAAATCCAGGACGTTTCTCCGCCTTCTGCGTTTTGATCAAGATTTCAAGGTATTCTGCAGTGGAGAGAGAGCTGGCCTTCAGTGCAATTTTATTCAGTTGATTCAAGCAATCAGAGGACATTTTGATTAGCTTCCTCAGTTTGGCCTGAATTGAAGTTAAGTCCTTTTCAAGGACATCAATCAAATCCTGTGTTTGCAAAATTCTTCCGTGTGCCTTCATGAAGTTTTCTTTCAGCTCGTTAAtggtttttttctctattttcttttcatatgtCCACTTTGCCTTTTCCTTTAAATGAAAAGTGTGAGAGCAGGAGTTAGGGCAGACAACACAGCATCCAGATTCATCCATCACAGCGCAAGTCTTCACAGAATCTTCTGCAGGGAGGAAGCAGGTGGAGTGGCATGTGAATAAGCATAAGTTGCAATTCAGGGCAAAACTATCTATGGGGTGTCTTCTTGGTATTATCACCTCAACTTCTTGCTCAAAATCTTCACTTTGTTTTATGctatttctctcatttttcaaACGTTCCTTAATTGTGTTAATTTCTCTCAGTTTAGTGAGGCCAGCAGTGATTTGAGGGGTCAGATCTGCCATGGCTTTTTCGAGGCGCTCTCGTTCTTCCAGGACTTTTTTGGTTAGTGTCAgatctttattttcagatttgccCAGTGCCTTGAAAAAGGCCTTCATCTGTTTGAAAGTCGATGTCCAGACAATGTTGTACAGTTTATTACCATTGGCTTCACCATCTTCATCTGAATCACTGTCAGAGGTTGTAGGCTCTTTTATGGTCTTGTCTGCATACACAGCTGTGTTGTTGAACTTGAAATGCATGGGCTCTCCCTTTGTATTTTTCTGACAGGGCAGATCTGCTGCTTTGATGGCTTCCAGGACTGGGATTTGTTCACTGTCTGCAAATGTCACCATAATCATGATGTTCTCTCCGATGTCTTTGCCAAAAATGGACAGAATTGAGTCAAAGATGTACCTCTGATTGGCACTCAGGCGAGCCAGAGAGGCCTGAACGACGAAGCAGACGGCATCAATGTGATCGATTCCCAAAGGGCTACAAAGAAAGCTTTTCAGCTGCTTTGTAATCAGTTTATCATATTCGATTCCTCTTGTATCACCAAAGCCGGGTGTATCTATGATTGTGAGCGGGTAGGGAATTTTAAAGCCAGGCTGACTGTACAGCTCATAAGATGAGACGATAGATGTCTGACTCTCGGCCTGTGTGCGATGAGTCTCTTCGTGGATTAGTTTGAAGCGATACGCTTCCTCCCACTTTACGCCCAGTATGTAGTTGGCCATCACATTGATGAGCATGGTTTTTCCTGCACCTGTCGCTCCTACAAGAAGAATgactttgtttttcacatccTCCACCTGTTTTCCAAAGACATACTGATCAAACTCTacattctctttcatttttttgcgTAGTGTCAGTTTATAAATTGAAGGATTCCCCTTCTGTATGCGTGAAGATTGAACCAGGAACAATCCACTTCCAGCCTCGTCTGAGGATTTGCTCTTTGAACATGCAGAAAACACAGTTTCAGGGCTGGGGAGACTCACTCCATCACTTCCACAGTTTGCAAAAATTCTGGCTGTGTAGACTGTGTTTGCTTTCAGTCCCTGAAAAGTGTAATCCCTGCTTGCAGATTTCACAGATGTCCATGGCTTTTCGGTTTCCTGATCCTTTGGTCGTTCTCTGAATTCCAACACGTATCCAGTGACCATAATATCTTCGCCCACAGATTTAGGGACATCCCAAGTTAATGTTGCAGACTCAGATTCTACTCTTTTGACTGTGGGTGCTCCTGGAGGAGCACATGGAAGGGTCTTGAAGAACTGAGTTTTGTCACTTGCCAGACTCACACCTGGACGACACACTGCCTTACAGGTAAAACAGTATTCTTTATGCGGCTGTAGCTGCTTGACAGTGACCTGATCAGAAATTCCGTCAGTATACACCTCTGTCCATTCAGAGCTCTCTGCAGACTTGTATGAAATACAGTACGAGGTCACACAACTAACGCCGTGGTCAGGAGGCGTGATCTGCAGATGTATGCAGTCATGCGCGGCGCACAAGAAATTGGGCATTGGGGGTTTTGAGGGAAGCTCGTCCTCTGAGCTGATGAGTTTTGCTCGTTCATAAACACGAATTGAAGAGGCAGTGCTGAGTTCATCTGGGATCGATACAATGCAGAATTCAAtgttctttcttcctttattgGCTTCTTTGAAATCTACGAAGGCCTGTATGTTTTCCCTGTTCTGTGCAGTTACATCTTCCAAAGAAAACCATTCTTTTGCCCTTTCTGTAGAGCTTTGGTCATAGCTTGGCTGTTCCCCTTTGTCACTTGTTTGTTGTTTAAGGTAATTCTTTAAGTCTGAAAGGTAGAGTTCCTTTTCATTTAAGGAGGAGAGTGCAAAGGCTACCACATAGTCATTGGATGCTTTCAAGACAATCTTGTCCAGGTCATTGCTGGTTGAAAGAACAGGGATGTCTTTCATGATGTCGAGGTAAGATCCAACCACAGTGATCTCCCGCTCTCGCTCATTTAGGTACTTATTTATCAGAACACCCTGAAATGGGGACATTTCTTTTCTGTTCAGAAAATCTGAAAGCTCCTGTTCTTCTTTTCCTCCACCCCTTATAGATGGAAGAAGCCTGCAGAGATATTTCTGAAAAATGACTTTGTACTCTGAGCAGAGGTCCTTAAAGTTTTTGAGCTTGGCTTTGATTTCAGGGAACTGGATGGCGACATTGTCCCTCATCAGATCTTGACACCGAATGTCACAATCATCCAGTCCATCCATGATCCGTTGTGCTCGTCGTACCAGGCTAACGCTGATCTCCCTGACCAACTGAGCAGCTGCTGAATCAAGTTTTTTCAGAGGATAAAGCCACACGGTCATGGGCACAGCATTCTCTCCTTTTCCCCCCAACAGTTTCGGCAGCTCTGAGTACACCTTGATGGCGTCTACGTAAGTAACTGGATTATTTTCCAGAGCAAAATCTCCATGGAAAGTGCAGCTGAACTTGTCTATTTTGTCTTTGTCCAGTTCTTTCATGGTCAAAGATGCCTGGCCCTCAATTGATATTGTAGGAATCTTTTTGATTGTTGCGTGGAGGTCGCCATGTATGTCTTGATGGCTTTCACTGGATGAAACCTCACGATCAAAGATAAAGAATGCCTGAGCTCCATACAGTAGAGCCGTAACAACATGTGTGGCCGAACCCTCTTTAAATACATGGCTGTGCTTTACGTTCCCTACTCCAAGATGCTCCATAGTTAACTGCTCAAAACGTGTGGTTGTCCGATACTGTAAAGTGACTCGAGACTGATTTTTGGACTTCTTCTTGTCATGTAAATAGTCAGCTGAGCCTTTCACACTGACTAATCCACATAGAAAGCTGGCTTCAAGAGATGCAGAGACATTCAAAGCTTCTGCTTTGTCTTCACTTGAATCTGAAGCAATGATTTTGAAGTCAGTGTTTGGCTGTGTATGTACATTAATATTCTTCTGCAGCATATCAGAGTCCCAGAGAGTTATTCCTTAAAAGAAAGTATATAATTGCCTGTTATAGTAAGCCAAGAACTATGGAAACATGCTATGAACATGTACTGTAAATgcgattttatttcactttgagTGCATTTTTGGCTTATGTTTTAGTAATAGCTTCAAGAGTATTCATCCATTCTCTGTTTTAGGTCTATCTGGatagttttatttcatatctATATTAGCATATTGTGATTTTAATACCTGGAATGAGAGAATCCTTTCTGCAATCATACAGCATTCCCAGCTGAAACGGTCGGCCAAGACAAGCCAGGTCAATGGTCTCCGAGTGAGGCATGTTTCTGATGAAGCTGGTTGTAGTCTCTGTTCTGAAATATGGCTTCCCTTTCTAGAACATAaattatatgtgtgtaaatatgaatttGTTTAATGAGTAACACTTTTACAATTGAACTCTTCTCTGAGTCTGTTTAAAATGATACCAAAatagaaatggaaaaacaacaaataaaatccCACATGcccacattttcaaaataagaACAAGCAATttctaaaagaaaacacacttgGATTTCAgaagatttgttttttaattagtgGGTgaatatttgttgtttttatagcaGTGCAACAAGGAAAAAGCACAGGTAGGCTCTTATCTGACAGCAATACAGCTTAACACAtcataaaagaaaatacaatgctttaaatgaaatgcatccAGATGACTGCTAAAGATCTTAAGGatgaatcattttaatttgtaattaggAGTTACAGAAGCATACGGAAGATAAGAATACACAACTTGTCATCCTTCTGCAACAAGGAAATCAAATTAAGAATGCTGTATAATGCAGTCCAGCAAATTACTGCATTCACCACTAGTAATCGCATGTGATGATTAAACATACTGCATTAAAATATCTTGCATTAATAACAGTTTTAATGCTCCTTATGTACTGTTATATTAGATCGTTGCACATTAGGTGTTGGTTTGTGACGTCAGTTTTTATTTGCTtggattcttttcttttcttcttgttctctAGCTCTGTTGTTCtcatctatttttcttttttcttctgctttcattttaaaatcttccAGTTCTCTCAGtttcttctcattttcttttctctctacttcttctttttttttaattcgatCCAGTTCTTCCtggattctttttttctcctcttcggattgttgatattgtgacCAATATGAACCCATTTTCAGAGTCTCTCTTCGATGGAAATAGATATTTCGAGTTTTCAGATATGTGATgtcagaagagagagaaagagaaagagaatactgttaaattattttgaaaagttcacaaagtgatttttttttccaacaaagaATCAGTTTGTGATTTTGTTAAAGGTGCATGATGATGAAAGATGATTACAGTTAATAAGGTTAAAAATGCCCATGCAGTGAATATCACAAATAAGCAGACTGAAGTATGTAAAAGCTGATAGAACACTGATGAGAATACTGCTTCGGAATAAATGATATTTCCCCAGAcaagtaacttttttatttagacaAGTGAATTGGTCATTCAGGGCATGCTAGAGCAAGTATTAAGGACAAGGCTTAAGGTCGAGCCCTGATTTTGT harbors:
- the LOC117599786 gene encoding uncharacterized protein LOC117599786 — translated: MPHSETIDLACLGRPFQLGMLYDCRKDSLIPGITLWDSDMLQKNINVHTQPNTDFKIIASDSSEDKAEALNVSASLEASFLCGLVSVKGSADYLHDKKKSKNQSRVTLQYRTTTRFEQLTMEHLGVGNVKHSHVFKEGSATHVVTALLYGAQAFFIFDREVSSSESHQDIHGDLHATIKKIPTISIEGQASLTMKELDKDKIDKFSCTFHGDFALENNPVTYVDAIKVYSELPKLLGGKGENAVPMTVWLYPLKKLDSAAAQLVREISVSLVRRAQRIMDGLDDCDIRCQDLMRDNVAIQFPEIKAKLKNFKDLCSEYKVIFQKYLCRLLPSIRGGGKEEQELSDFLNRKEMSPFQGVLINKYLNEREREITVVGSYLDIMKDIPVLSTSNDLDKIVLKASNDYVVAFALSSLNEKELYLSDLKNYLKQQTSDKGEQPSYDQSSTERAKEWFSLEDVTAQNRENIQAFVDFKEANKGRKNIEFCIVSIPDELSTASSIRVYERAKLISSEDELPSKPPMPNFLCAAHDCIHLQITPPDHGVSCVTSYCISYKSAESSEWTEVYTDGISDQVTVKQLQPHKEYCFTCKAVCRPGVSLASDKTQFFKTLPCAPPGAPTVKRVESESATLTWDVPKSVGEDIMVTGYVLEFRERPKDQETEKPWTSVKSASRDYTFQGLKANTVYTARIFANCGSDGVSLPSPETVFSACSKSKSSDEAGSGLFLVQSSRIQKGNPSIYKLTLRKKMKENVEFDQYVFGKQVEDVKNKVILLVGATGAGKTMLINVMANYILGVKWEEAYRFKLIHEETHRTQAESQTSIVSSYELYSQPGFKIPYPLTIIDTPGFGDTRGIEYDKLITKQLKSFLCSPLGIDHIDAVCFVVQASLARLSANQRYIFDSILSIFGKDIGENIMIMVTFADSEQIPVLEAIKAADLPCQKNTKGEPMHFKFNNTAVYADKTIKEPTTSDSDSDEDGEANGNKLYNIVWTSTFKQMKAFFKALGKSENKDLTLTKKVLEERERLEKAMADLTPQITAGLTKLREINTIKERLKNERNSIKQSEDFEQEVEVIIPRRHPIDSFALNCNLCLFTCHSTCFLPAEDSVKTCAVMDESGCCVVCPNSCSHTFHLKEKAKWTYEKKIEKKTINELKENFMKAHGRILQTQDLIDVLEKDLTSIQAKLRKLIKMSSDCLNQLNKIALKASSLSTAEYLEILIKTQKAEKRPGFEERIVELERIKNEILLQKKITEGDDLLTEEEPPPMKSGDCGNLVFLTSVFNHDRDENDD